In a genomic window of Streptomyces sp. NBC_01231:
- a CDS encoding CoA transferase: MPSTALAGIRVLDLSRVLAAPLATQMLADLGAEVIKVERPGTGDDSRTYGPPFAHGTDTAAFYLSCNRNKQSVTVNHATAEGQELIRALAARSDVVVENFRAGTLAKYGLDHESLRELDPRLVYLSVTGFGQTGPYAERPGYDGIFQAMSGMMSVSGHPEEPMKVGVSMVDILTGLYASTAVLAALRHRDMTGEGQFIDLSLLDCGLASLSHFAMNYLVSGEVPQRRGNGGYGGIPSQAFMCEDKPLFLVAGNDKQFAAFCAAADRTELLQDERFATTSARITHREEILPVLEAILRTRTRDAWLTVLDEHDVPAGPYNEMPEVFADPQIQHREMLVEVDDPVSGRMPLLANPIRFTATPVEGYVPPPRLGQHTADVLGRLAGVTEERFSELRGRGVV, encoded by the coding sequence ATGCCGTCGACCGCCCTGGCCGGGATCCGCGTCCTGGACCTGTCCCGCGTCCTCGCAGCGCCTCTGGCCACCCAGATGCTGGCCGATCTCGGCGCCGAGGTGATCAAGGTGGAGCGGCCGGGAACGGGCGACGACTCACGGACGTACGGGCCGCCGTTCGCCCACGGGACCGACACCGCCGCCTTCTACCTCTCCTGCAACCGCAACAAGCAGTCGGTCACCGTCAACCACGCCACCGCCGAGGGGCAGGAGCTGATCCGCGCCCTTGCCGCCCGGTCGGACGTGGTGGTCGAGAACTTCCGCGCCGGGACGCTGGCGAAGTACGGCCTCGACCACGAGAGCCTGCGGGAACTCGACCCGAGGCTGGTCTACCTCTCCGTGACGGGCTTCGGCCAGACCGGGCCGTACGCCGAACGCCCCGGATACGACGGCATCTTCCAGGCCATGTCCGGGATGATGAGCGTCTCCGGACACCCCGAGGAGCCGATGAAGGTCGGCGTCAGCATGGTCGACATCCTCACGGGGCTGTACGCCTCCACGGCCGTGCTGGCGGCGCTGCGACACCGTGACATGACCGGCGAGGGCCAGTTCATCGACCTGTCGCTGCTGGACTGCGGTCTGGCCTCGCTGTCGCACTTCGCGATGAACTACCTGGTCTCCGGAGAGGTGCCGCAGCGGCGCGGCAACGGCGGGTACGGCGGGATCCCCTCCCAGGCCTTCATGTGCGAGGACAAGCCGCTCTTCCTGGTCGCGGGCAACGACAAGCAGTTCGCCGCGTTCTGCGCGGCGGCCGACCGCACCGAGCTGCTCCAGGACGAGCGGTTCGCGACGACCTCCGCCCGGATCACCCACCGCGAGGAGATCCTGCCGGTGCTGGAGGCGATCCTGCGCACCCGGACCCGGGACGCATGGCTGACGGTCCTCGACGAACACGACGTCCCGGCAGGCCCGTACAACGAGATGCCCGAGGTCTTCGCCGATCCGCAGATACAGCACCGGGAGATGCTGGTCGAGGTCGACGACCCGGTGTCGGGACGGATGCCGCTGCTGGCCAATCCGATCCGGTTCACGGCGACGCCGGTCGAGGGCTATGTGCCGCCGCCGAGGCTGGGGCAGCACACGGCTGACGTACTCGGCAGGCTTGCCGGGGTGACGGAGGAACGGTTCTCGGAGCTGCGGGGGCGGGGCGTCGTGTGA
- a CDS encoding PaaI family thioesterase, whose translation MTVAARTLTDQEQLERRAWFRARWERGVAFNRRCRLRVTRWDADKVEIVLPYAESLSAHEDVFHGGVIAALIDTAGAGAVIAGHDFTKGSRLSTVSMSVQYLAPARGREAVAHARCVRRGRRVHFADVDVMTDGRICARGQVVVTIAGERPGVGDPIEPLDEE comes from the coding sequence ATGACCGTCGCGGCGAGGACCCTCACCGACCAGGAACAGCTGGAACGCCGGGCGTGGTTCCGGGCCCGCTGGGAGCGCGGGGTCGCCTTCAACCGCCGCTGCCGCCTCCGCGTGACGCGCTGGGACGCGGACAAGGTCGAGATCGTGCTTCCCTACGCCGAGTCCCTCTCCGCCCACGAGGACGTCTTCCACGGCGGGGTGATCGCGGCGCTCATCGACACCGCCGGCGCCGGAGCCGTGATCGCCGGGCACGACTTCACCAAGGGAAGTCGGCTCAGCACCGTGTCGATGTCGGTGCAGTACCTCGCGCCCGCCCGGGGCCGGGAGGCCGTCGCCCACGCCCGGTGCGTGCGGCGGGGCCGCAGGGTGCACTTCGCCGACGTCGACGTGATGACCGACGGACGCATCTGCGCCCGCGGACAGGTGGTGGTGACCATCGCCGGGGAACGGCCGGGCGTCGGCGACCCCATCGAACCGCTCGACGAGGAGTGA
- a CDS encoding enoyl-CoA hydratase-related protein, which produces MPEEPVVSAEDLDLVLYEVDEDGVATVTLNRPERKNAWSIPMERRFFALLDEAAHDPAVRVVVITGAGRAFCPGMDMQRLEQNSQPGESLNLQARVPMYSRRNMPKPMIAAVNGACAGIGLVQALICDIRFAARGARFTTAFTRRGLAGEYNLPYVLPRVVGLENALDLLLSGRVFDADEAKDLGLVSRVVEPEDLLDAARAYARDIARNCSPRAMAVVRHQVYGDLDRPFTDALARSYSAMEFFAGSPDFREGVASFVEKREPKFEGLPPDFDPDEATRDAFLPY; this is translated from the coding sequence ATGCCCGAGGAACCCGTGGTGTCTGCCGAGGACCTGGACCTGGTGCTGTACGAGGTCGACGAGGACGGCGTGGCCACCGTCACCCTCAACCGGCCCGAGCGCAAGAACGCGTGGAGCATCCCCATGGAGCGCCGCTTCTTCGCGCTCCTCGACGAGGCCGCACACGACCCCGCCGTCAGGGTGGTGGTCATCACCGGGGCGGGCAGGGCGTTCTGTCCCGGGATGGACATGCAGCGGCTGGAGCAGAACTCGCAGCCGGGTGAGTCCCTCAACCTCCAGGCCCGTGTGCCCATGTACAGCCGGCGGAACATGCCGAAGCCGATGATCGCCGCCGTCAACGGCGCCTGCGCCGGTATCGGACTGGTCCAGGCGCTCATCTGCGACATCCGGTTCGCCGCTCGCGGGGCCCGCTTCACCACCGCGTTCACCCGGCGCGGACTGGCCGGTGAGTACAACCTGCCGTACGTGCTGCCGCGCGTCGTCGGCCTGGAGAACGCGCTCGACCTGCTGCTGTCCGGCCGTGTCTTCGACGCCGACGAGGCGAAGGACCTCGGCCTGGTCAGCCGCGTCGTGGAGCCCGAGGACCTGCTCGACGCCGCCCGCGCCTACGCCCGCGACATCGCCCGCAACTGCTCTCCGCGCGCCATGGCCGTCGTACGCCACCAGGTGTACGGCGACCTCGACCGCCCCTTCACCGACGCCCTCGCCCGCTCCTACTCCGCGATGGAGTTCTTCGCGGGCTCGCCGGACTTCCGCGAGGGCGTGGCGAGCTTCGTGGAGAAGCGGGAGCCCAAGTTCGAAGGCCTGCCGCCGGACTTCGACCCGGACGAGGCCACCCGCGACGCGTTCCTGCCGTACTGA
- a CDS encoding MaoC family dehydratase N-terminal domain-containing protein, with translation MTGQPFPVEAGHIMMFARAVGDENPAYQGEAALAPPTFTMASAHYDPEYHLRPKPDEEWFGSGRGPGVMGEGGGGLHAEQHFEYHRPVRAGETLYAHNSTGRSWEKQGRTGRLLFSERITEYRDADGEPVVSAMTVAVVPEGPATPKDAR, from the coding sequence ATGACAGGGCAGCCGTTCCCCGTCGAGGCCGGGCACATCATGATGTTCGCCCGCGCCGTCGGCGACGAGAACCCGGCCTATCAGGGCGAGGCCGCGCTCGCACCGCCCACCTTCACCATGGCGAGCGCCCACTACGACCCGGAGTACCACCTGCGGCCGAAGCCGGACGAGGAGTGGTTCGGGTCCGGCCGCGGCCCCGGGGTGATGGGCGAGGGCGGCGGTGGGCTGCACGCCGAGCAGCACTTCGAGTACCACCGCCCGGTGCGCGCCGGCGAGACCCTCTACGCGCACAACAGCACCGGACGCAGCTGGGAGAAGCAGGGCCGCACCGGCCGGCTGCTGTTCAGCGAGCGCATCACCGAGTACCGGGACGCCGACGGTGAACCGGTCGTCAGCGCCATGACCGTGGCCGTCGTCCCCGAGGGCCCGGCAACCCCGAAGGACGCCCGATGA
- a CDS encoding MaoC/PaaZ C-terminal domain-containing protein codes for MRESVLVDDLKRTRIVQYAGASGDFNPLHTDERFAVEAAGYPGVFAHGMLTMGMTGRVLTDWVGPEALLRYGVRFKAQVWPGDTLTATATVESIEDTPTGPVAQFSVRTLNQDGVEVVTGTATARLEP; via the coding sequence ATGCGCGAGAGCGTCCTCGTCGACGACCTGAAGCGCACCCGGATCGTGCAGTACGCGGGCGCCTCCGGCGACTTCAACCCGCTGCACACCGACGAGAGGTTCGCCGTCGAGGCCGCCGGATATCCCGGCGTCTTCGCCCACGGCATGCTGACGATGGGCATGACCGGCCGGGTCCTCACCGACTGGGTCGGCCCCGAAGCGCTGCTGCGCTACGGCGTGCGCTTCAAGGCCCAGGTCTGGCCCGGCGACACGTTGACGGCCACGGCCACCGTCGAGTCGATCGAGGACACACCGACCGGACCGGTCGCCCAGTTCTCCGTCCGCACGCTCAACCAGGACGGCGTCGAGGTGGTCACCGGCACCGCGACGGCCCGACTGGAGCCCTGA
- a CDS encoding acyl--CoA ligase has product MGAAQDPGTAATWTAMVSRAYDHARPAVRFGDLTWSGHELLDRAGGMADWLDTLDLEPGAPVPALVATSADALALVIGGAGSHHPLAPLGVRMTPYEIAAVVEGIHSHVLVVQHEFAELGRQVAELSGRRVEVLPEPRGSTRALTAEPDELAAVLHTSGTTGRPKPVLMTQRRLAARARVNGRLCALDPESFYGGSAPFHHIAGLGNIAVALAAGALVTGLPRFTVEGWARLRDLGTTHTSMVPAMLETLHAAGQARHETLRVLQYGGAPVRPGTLRRTYEAMPGVRMLNMFGQTEGSPISVLTPEDHREAVAGRTELLESVGRPAPGVEIRVDDAGPDGVGEIHARADHLFRLDADGWLHSGDLGRVAEDGYLYLLGRRTDMIIRGGENVHPLEVETVLASCPGVSDVAVTGVPDERLGQTVVAFVVPADPDAPPEPAVLRSHTRARLSGFKVPVRWWFVTDLPRNANGKVVRRRLREPHEGGTRDA; this is encoded by the coding sequence GTGGGCGCCGCGCAGGATCCCGGGACGGCAGCCACCTGGACCGCCATGGTGAGCCGCGCGTACGACCACGCCCGCCCCGCCGTCCGGTTCGGTGACCTGACCTGGAGCGGACACGAACTCCTCGACCGGGCGGGCGGCATGGCCGACTGGCTGGACACGCTCGATCTGGAGCCCGGCGCACCGGTCCCCGCGCTCGTCGCCACCTCCGCCGACGCGCTCGCCCTGGTGATCGGCGGCGCCGGGTCCCATCACCCGCTCGCCCCGCTCGGCGTCCGCATGACCCCGTACGAGATCGCCGCCGTGGTCGAGGGCATCCACAGCCACGTCCTGGTGGTACAGCACGAGTTCGCCGAACTCGGCAGGCAGGTCGCCGAGCTGTCCGGGCGACGGGTCGAGGTCCTGCCCGAACCGCGCGGCAGTACACGTGCGTTGACCGCCGAGCCCGACGAACTCGCCGCCGTCCTGCACACCTCCGGGACCACCGGCCGGCCCAAACCCGTCCTCATGACCCAGCGACGGCTGGCCGCCCGCGCGCGGGTCAACGGTCGGCTCTGCGCACTCGACCCCGAAAGCTTCTACGGCGGCAGCGCGCCCTTCCACCACATCGCGGGCCTGGGCAACATCGCCGTCGCCCTCGCCGCCGGCGCACTCGTCACCGGGCTGCCCCGCTTCACCGTCGAGGGCTGGGCCCGGCTGCGGGACCTCGGCACCACGCACACCAGCATGGTCCCGGCGATGCTGGAGACCCTGCACGCGGCCGGACAGGCCCGCCACGAAACGCTGCGCGTCCTTCAGTACGGCGGCGCGCCCGTCCGCCCGGGCACCCTGCGACGGACGTACGAGGCGATGCCCGGCGTCCGCATGCTCAACATGTTCGGCCAGACCGAGGGCTCGCCGATCAGCGTGCTCACCCCCGAGGACCACCGGGAGGCGGTCGCCGGACGGACCGAGCTGCTGGAGTCCGTGGGGCGGCCCGCCCCCGGGGTCGAGATCAGGGTCGACGACGCCGGGCCGGACGGCGTCGGCGAGATCCACGCCCGAGCCGACCACCTCTTCCGGCTCGACGCCGACGGCTGGCTGCACAGCGGCGACCTGGGCCGGGTGGCCGAGGACGGCTATCTCTACCTCCTCGGCCGCCGCACCGACATGATCATCCGCGGTGGTGAGAACGTCCACCCGCTGGAGGTCGAGACGGTCCTGGCCTCGTGCCCCGGCGTGTCGGACGTGGCCGTCACCGGCGTTCCCGACGAGCGGCTCGGCCAGACCGTCGTCGCCTTCGTCGTACCGGCCGATCCCGACGCCCCGCCGGAACCGGCGGTTCTCAGGAGCCACACCCGCGCCCGGCTGTCCGGGTTCAAGGTCCCCGTCCGCTGGTGGTTCGTGACCGACCTGCCGCGCAACGCCAACGGCAAGGTCGTACGCCGCCGGTTGCGGGAGCCGCACGAAGGAGGAACGCGTGACGCCTGA
- a CDS encoding beta-lactamase family protein produces MTPDHSVVDPESVGVDPHRLDVLLRRIRLEVEHGPLPSAQVAVARGGRLVAFETWGAAASDTRYVLQSVGRSIVAGVVWKLIGEGLLDLDERVAAIIPEFAPNGKDTVTVEQVLTHTAGFPFAPLGYPKMLDREQRLAAFDRWRLDYPPGSRFQFHLTSAAWLIAEIVERRTGLAFADYLRRRITQPLGLSSIELGVPVDRQPGTVAPMTATDRTSDDQEADPWGPWYLSDPRVLAAGEPSHALVGTAADVALYFQALEHSGLWKPQAVAEGTRIRLTEHPHGEQIYGGGSNRRTSMGLFVTVAGPDAGSNLPSTGSPALFGSAGAAYQLGFMDPRTGLSFACLSNGYPLAGYDHSRRGTALLTNLANLAADLTD; encoded by the coding sequence GTGACGCCTGACCACTCGGTCGTCGACCCGGAGAGCGTGGGTGTCGACCCGCACCGGCTGGACGTCCTTCTGCGCAGGATCCGCCTCGAGGTCGAGCACGGACCGCTGCCGTCCGCGCAGGTCGCGGTCGCCCGCGGCGGTCGGCTCGTGGCGTTCGAGACCTGGGGCGCGGCCGCATCGGACACCCGGTACGTCCTGCAGTCCGTCGGCCGGTCCATCGTGGCGGGCGTGGTGTGGAAGCTGATCGGCGAGGGGCTGCTGGACCTGGACGAGCGGGTCGCCGCGATCATCCCGGAGTTCGCGCCGAACGGGAAGGACACGGTGACCGTCGAGCAGGTGCTCACACACACCGCCGGCTTCCCCTTCGCGCCGCTCGGGTACCCGAAGATGCTGGACCGCGAGCAGCGGCTGGCCGCCTTCGACCGCTGGCGGCTCGACTACCCGCCGGGCAGCCGCTTCCAGTTCCATCTCACCTCGGCCGCCTGGCTGATCGCCGAGATCGTCGAACGGCGTACGGGCCTGGCCTTCGCCGACTATCTGCGCCGTCGGATCACCCAGCCGCTCGGCCTGTCCTCGATCGAACTCGGCGTCCCGGTCGACCGGCAGCCCGGCACCGTCGCCCCGATGACCGCCACCGACCGCACGAGCGACGACCAGGAGGCCGACCCCTGGGGCCCCTGGTATCTGTCCGACCCACGCGTCCTCGCGGCCGGGGAGCCCAGCCACGCCCTGGTCGGCACGGCCGCCGACGTCGCCCTGTACTTCCAGGCCCTGGAGCACTCGGGACTGTGGAAGCCTCAGGCGGTGGCGGAGGGCACCCGGATCCGGCTGACCGAGCACCCGCACGGCGAACAGATCTACGGGGGCGGCTCCAACCGCCGTACCAGCATGGGTCTGTTCGTCACGGTGGCCGGCCCCGACGCGGGCAGTAACCTGCCGTCCACCGGCTCGCCCGCCCTCTTCGGCAGCGCCGGGGCCGCCTACCAACTGGGCTTCATGGACCCTCGGACCGGCCTGTCCTTCGCCTGCCTGAGCAACGGCTACCCGCTCGCCGGCTACGACCACTCGCGACGCGGCACGGCGCTGCTGACGAACCTGGCGAACCTGGCGGCCGACCTCACCGACTGA
- a CDS encoding amidohydrolase: MIRPRGPEATAMAEQRKRIFDCDQHMYEERDSFTRYLPKEFLGAAVAPVTLPDGREVILAGDRIVVCLEPEFGQVYRPGSLKEMLKAMASGNPEETYQFEPMHESYQNREARLRVMDEQGLDQTIIYPGGWALVAEEYVKGVEPLYANYHSFNRYMNEVWGFNHQGRIYAPALLSLRDLDSAVKELEYVLEQGARFIMLPTGPQYGRSPGDPYFDPFWKLVNEAKASVCYHISEFYYNSKVAPAWGHDPNPIHFRMSAWQWMNTYGQRPIEETLSALIFDNLFGRFPDINVLVSEFGAEWVPHFVRHMDKSRGMGRNGPWLGGQLDERPSQIFRKHVRVVPYPEDDIPSLVKRLGYHESIVMGSDFPHAEGIANPADYRKLLAELDESVQDDIMYNNAQQLISR, from the coding sequence ATGATCAGACCCCGGGGTCCGGAGGCGACGGCCATGGCCGAACAGCGCAAGCGCATCTTCGACTGCGACCAGCACATGTACGAGGAGCGGGACTCCTTCACCCGCTACCTCCCGAAGGAGTTCCTCGGTGCGGCGGTCGCACCGGTGACCCTGCCGGACGGGCGGGAGGTGATCCTCGCCGGGGACCGGATCGTCGTCTGCCTGGAACCGGAGTTCGGGCAGGTCTACCGTCCCGGCTCGCTGAAGGAGATGCTCAAGGCGATGGCCTCGGGCAACCCCGAGGAGACGTACCAGTTCGAGCCGATGCACGAGTCGTACCAGAACCGCGAGGCCCGGCTGCGCGTCATGGACGAGCAGGGCCTGGACCAGACGATCATCTACCCGGGCGGCTGGGCGCTGGTGGCTGAGGAGTACGTGAAGGGCGTCGAGCCGCTCTACGCCAACTACCACTCCTTCAACCGGTACATGAACGAGGTCTGGGGCTTCAACCACCAGGGCCGTATCTACGCTCCCGCGCTGCTGTCCCTGCGCGATCTGGACAGCGCGGTCAAGGAGCTGGAGTACGTCCTGGAGCAGGGCGCCCGGTTCATCATGCTGCCGACCGGCCCGCAGTACGGCCGCTCCCCCGGTGACCCGTACTTCGACCCGTTCTGGAAGCTGGTCAACGAGGCCAAGGCCAGCGTCTGCTACCACATCAGCGAGTTCTACTACAACTCGAAGGTCGCCCCGGCCTGGGGCCACGACCCGAACCCCATCCACTTCCGGATGTCCGCGTGGCAGTGGATGAACACCTACGGTCAGCGCCCGATCGAGGAGACGCTGTCCGCGCTGATCTTCGACAACCTCTTCGGCCGCTTCCCCGACATCAACGTCCTGGTGTCCGAGTTCGGCGCCGAGTGGGTGCCGCACTTCGTGCGCCACATGGACAAGAGCCGGGGTATGGGCCGCAACGGTCCGTGGCTCGGCGGCCAGTTGGACGAGCGTCCCAGCCAGATCTTCCGCAAGCACGTGCGTGTGGTGCCCTACCCGGAGGACGACATCCCGAGCCTGGTCAAGCGCCTCGGGTACCACGAGTCCATCGTGATGGGCTCCGACTTCCCGCACGCGGAGGGCATCGCCAACCCGGCCGACTACCGCAAGCTCCTCGCGGAACTCGACGAGTCGGTCCAGGACGACATCATGTACAACAACGCCCAGCAGCTGATCAGCCGCTGA